Proteins co-encoded in one Leptolyngbya boryana PCC 6306 genomic window:
- a CDS encoding type IV secretory system conjugative DNA transfer family protein: MNKLIRPFQAALFGLGIALSLSLLSATSMQARSRVPEASQSLAAATPNSPTVQAIQKQLFSPNGAVILTAVVGLIWLNRQDGGRVSKKNRLATAQWAGKKEKRAARRLAHRQINDRRRNAVTLFVVKPQLQFLPTAVSKPGQPTPTEPGATVVRIKDDTKTLWLTEAQSGTAVVGGPGTGKTHSIIDPSLRSVIDQGFPLILYDFKYPIQSERIAGVAAKAGYEVRVFAPGFPESDVCNPLDFIRDIDDVEMARQIAIVLNRNFKPGTQTVEDPFFTNSGDQLIQAVLLLAKSTPYPDIITCAKALGAPNLAARMQAADLPTWIETSFGQLISMADSEKTVASVISTASILFSRFMSPTILSVFCGTSTIPLTLSGKQLLILGMDQERRDVVAPLLATVLHMIVTKNANPNRKDPLVLALDELPTLYIPDLVKWINEFREYGLSCLLGFQNLAQLEKVYGRETARAIFGGCAGKVIFNPQEYESADVFSKFLGEEHLQYKGRSRSMGGKGGASTSISQQERTRKLFAPEQFLRLPQGTCILLNRGYSNKDEISLPLRCTIKIPKADTQRMEMSQAKWQKVKARLIKKSSQTRIDDAAMRLRKEYFLETYPLEKKVDPNVEETAAWAIAAGLL; this comes from the coding sequence ATGAACAAGCTAATTCGCCCATTTCAAGCAGCGCTGTTCGGTCTCGGTATCGCACTCTCACTAAGTTTATTGAGTGCGACCTCGATGCAGGCACGTTCGCGTGTGCCAGAGGCATCGCAATCTCTAGCAGCCGCTACGCCAAATAGTCCAACCGTCCAGGCGATTCAAAAACAACTTTTTTCACCGAATGGTGCAGTCATTCTCACGGCTGTGGTGGGCTTGATTTGGCTCAATCGTCAAGATGGAGGGCGAGTCAGCAAAAAAAATCGGTTGGCAACCGCACAATGGGCAGGCAAAAAAGAGAAGCGTGCTGCCCGCCGACTCGCTCATCGCCAAATCAACGATCGTCGGCGCAATGCCGTCACGCTGTTTGTCGTCAAACCTCAACTCCAGTTTCTTCCGACTGCGGTTTCAAAACCTGGTCAGCCGACACCGACTGAACCTGGGGCAACGGTCGTCCGGATCAAAGATGATACCAAAACGCTTTGGCTTACCGAAGCTCAAAGCGGAACGGCAGTTGTCGGTGGACCTGGAACCGGAAAAACCCACTCAATCATTGATCCCTCACTGAGATCGGTGATTGATCAGGGGTTTCCGCTCATTCTTTACGACTTTAAGTACCCGATTCAAAGTGAGCGCATCGCAGGCGTTGCAGCGAAGGCAGGATACGAAGTGCGAGTCTTTGCTCCTGGCTTTCCAGAGAGCGATGTCTGTAACCCACTCGACTTTATTCGGGACATCGATGATGTTGAGATGGCGCGGCAGATCGCGATCGTTCTCAACCGCAACTTCAAGCCCGGAACCCAAACGGTTGAAGATCCGTTCTTTACTAATTCTGGCGATCAACTGATTCAAGCCGTCCTGCTGCTCGCAAAGAGTACCCCGTACCCAGACATTATTACCTGCGCTAAAGCACTCGGTGCCCCGAATCTAGCCGCACGAATGCAAGCAGCCGATTTACCGACCTGGATCGAAACAAGCTTTGGGCAACTCATCTCAATGGCAGATAGTGAAAAAACAGTTGCGAGCGTCATTTCGACAGCAAGCATTTTGTTCAGCCGATTTATGAGTCCAACAATCCTGAGCGTGTTTTGCGGCACATCGACAATTCCGCTAACGCTTTCTGGAAAGCAACTGTTAATCCTTGGCATGGATCAAGAACGCCGCGATGTGGTAGCACCGCTGCTTGCCACAGTTCTACACATGATTGTGACCAAAAATGCGAACCCGAACCGCAAAGATCCGCTCGTGCTTGCACTCGATGAGTTGCCGACTCTCTACATTCCGGATCTGGTCAAATGGATTAACGAGTTTCGCGAGTATGGCTTATCGTGTCTGCTTGGCTTTCAAAACCTAGCACAGCTTGAGAAAGTCTACGGTCGCGAGACGGCGAGGGCAATCTTTGGGGGGTGTGCTGGAAAAGTCATCTTCAATCCCCAAGAATACGAGTCGGCTGATGTCTTCTCGAAGTTCCTCGGCGAAGAGCATTTGCAATACAAAGGTCGATCGCGCAGCATGGGTGGAAAAGGGGGGGCTAGTACGAGTATTTCACAACAGGAACGAACTCGTAAGCTGTTTGCTCCCGAACAGTTTCTCAGATTGCCGCAAGGAACGTGCATTCTGCTCAATCGAGGATACAGCAACAAAGATGAAATTTCTCTACCACTTCGCTGCACGATTAAGATTCCCAAAGCGGACACTCAGCGAATGGAGATGAGCCAAGCAAAGTGGCAGAAAGTAAAAGCGCGACTAATCAAAAAAAGTTCACAAACACGAATTGACGATGCCGCAATGCGGTTGCGGAAAGAGTATTTTCTGGAGACTTACCCACTAGAGAAAAAAGTTGACCCGAATGTTGAAGAAACGGCAGCCTGGGCGATCGCGGCTGGATTGTTGTAG
- a CDS encoding DsbA family protein: MPQSVVLAAQPQTIDSTNIEAEVLSIIRAHPDVLIGAITAYQSEQENQRTQDQSQALERFKQSPTTVLGQSPAIGAGHGKLLLVEFSDFECPFCAKAHIDLQKLVADRSDVQLVYKHLPLVSIHAQAMPAALAAWAAAQQGKFWQYHDALFTHQSDLGEPLYFDIARTLKLNLDQFDRDRRSNAALSAVRADVDLANRLGISGTPSFIVSQNQTVELFSGSDLSPIKAVLDHA; encoded by the coding sequence TTGCCACAGTCAGTTGTTCTTGCAGCCCAACCACAGACCATTGATTCAACCAACATTGAAGCGGAGGTATTAAGCATTATCCGAGCGCACCCGGATGTGTTAATCGGCGCAATCACAGCCTATCAATCCGAACAAGAGAATCAAAGGACGCAAGATCAATCTCAAGCATTAGAGCGCTTCAAGCAGTCGCCAACAACGGTTCTAGGTCAATCTCCAGCAATAGGTGCAGGGCATGGGAAACTACTGCTAGTTGAATTTTCAGATTTTGAGTGCCCGTTTTGCGCCAAAGCTCATATTGACCTTCAGAAACTGGTCGCTGACCGCTCCGACGTACAGCTTGTTTACAAACATCTGCCGTTAGTGAGCATTCATGCTCAGGCGATGCCTGCGGCGTTAGCAGCATGGGCAGCCGCGCAGCAAGGAAAATTTTGGCAGTATCACGATGCCTTGTTTACTCATCAATCTGATCTCGGTGAACCGTTGTATTTCGATATCGCTCGCACCCTGAAGTTAAATTTAGACCAATTCGATCGCGATCGCAGATCGAACGCAGCGCTCTCCGCCGTTCGCGCAGATGTTGATCTCGCAAATCGACTGGGCATTTCAGGCACACCCTCGTTTATTGTCAGCCAAAATCAAACGGTTGAACTGTTTTCTGGTTCGGATCTATCGCCGATCAAAGCTGTCCTCGATCACGCATGA
- a CDS encoding spermidine synthase, protein MIIKLLFSTTVFLSAFLLFWLELFFAKLLLPNFGGGSAIWTSCLACFQLLLLLGYLYVHWANQRKKLTRRLAYLVLIILSLWDLPIHLKPWDFAGHPSLQIIAIILASIGSPLVVLAMTSSMLQGWFATPDRKPYFLYGMSNMGSLAALIAYPFAIEPTFTLSFQSIAWSLLFVLFLGLMEACRIVSRNNQASAKVTHQSDPNHLRLQWLWLSFVPSSLLAGITTYTTSDIAPSPIVWAIFLGLYLTTFILVFLPSPFLFPTEVKPIILMMVILSLGLYHMSGSRISPQLLSLNIVIFLGVIWSFHSELARLRLPAAQLAEFYVFVALGGCLGGLFNALVAPLIFPRLIEYPLMLAISAAWLRLPDEWAKSWFNPLCRVQALPAFRYGISICLAMLVVIPRPEPNFDVTTVVRSFYGAYQVGQTPTARILLHGSTVHGEQKLDKSLSQVPGSYYSSGSPIDDVLQTISDRAHVAVVGLGAGEVASHSKPQQNWTFYELDPLIVEIARSSFTYLSEMQANHRIVTGDGRLELDKSAEQYDLIVLDAFSSDAVPMHLLTIEALKLFQSKLKPNGTIVYNITNGYVDLEEPLAQLASAAGLLGTMRQDRRDFGDRVEVGSPSDWVVLTSNRNQVAILKQHQWRDLQRGEMAVWRDDFSNLYSALRRHKSN, encoded by the coding sequence GTGATTATTAAGCTTTTATTCTCTACAACCGTTTTCCTAAGTGCCTTTCTGCTCTTCTGGCTTGAGCTATTCTTTGCCAAATTGCTGCTACCAAACTTCGGAGGTGGATCTGCAATTTGGACCTCTTGCCTTGCTTGTTTTCAGCTACTACTCCTATTGGGGTATCTTTATGTACATTGGGCAAATCAGCGAAAGAAGCTGACTCGTCGATTAGCATATTTAGTGTTGATTATTCTTTCGCTTTGGGATCTGCCAATTCATCTCAAACCGTGGGATTTTGCCGGACACCCTTCGCTACAAATCATTGCTATAATTCTTGCCTCGATCGGGTCGCCGCTAGTCGTGCTTGCAATGACTTCCTCGATGCTACAGGGGTGGTTTGCTACACCTGACCGTAAGCCTTATTTCTTATACGGAATGAGCAATATGGGTTCTCTGGCTGCTCTGATCGCTTATCCATTTGCAATCGAGCCAACATTCACTTTGAGCTTTCAATCGATTGCGTGGTCACTATTGTTCGTTCTGTTCCTCGGACTGATGGAGGCTTGTCGAATCGTGAGCCGCAACAACCAAGCTTCAGCCAAAGTTACGCATCAGTCCGATCCAAATCATCTGCGTCTCCAGTGGCTGTGGCTCTCATTTGTGCCCTCAAGTTTACTCGCTGGGATAACAACTTACACCACCAGTGATATTGCACCGAGTCCGATCGTCTGGGCAATTTTTCTAGGGCTATATCTCACAACGTTTATTCTCGTTTTTCTGCCATCCCCTTTTCTGTTTCCGACTGAAGTTAAACCAATTATCTTAATGATGGTGATTTTATCGCTTGGGCTTTACCATATGAGCGGCTCTCGCATTTCACCTCAGCTTTTAAGCTTAAACATTGTGATTTTTCTCGGAGTCATTTGGTCATTTCATAGTGAACTTGCTCGGCTACGCCTTCCAGCCGCGCAACTGGCTGAATTTTATGTGTTTGTTGCACTTGGGGGATGCCTCGGTGGATTGTTTAATGCCTTGGTTGCACCATTGATTTTTCCTCGATTGATCGAGTATCCCCTGATGCTAGCAATCTCTGCCGCATGGTTGAGATTACCGGATGAGTGGGCAAAGTCGTGGTTCAACCCCCTCTGCCGAGTGCAAGCTTTGCCTGCCTTTCGATATGGCATTAGCATCTGTCTCGCTATGTTAGTTGTGATTCCAAGACCAGAGCCAAACTTTGATGTCACAACCGTTGTGCGAAGTTTTTATGGAGCTTATCAAGTCGGGCAAACTCCGACCGCTCGCATTTTGCTGCATGGCTCAACCGTACATGGTGAACAAAAGCTTGATAAATCGCTCAGCCAGGTTCCGGGCAGCTACTACAGTTCTGGAAGTCCGATTGATGATGTCCTGCAAACGATTAGTGATCGTGCTCATGTTGCCGTTGTAGGTCTAGGAGCGGGCGAAGTTGCGAGCCACAGCAAGCCACAACAAAACTGGACGTTCTACGAACTTGATCCATTAATTGTTGAAATTGCACGATCGTCGTTTACATACTTATCTGAGATGCAAGCCAATCACCGAATTGTTACCGGAGATGGCAGGCTAGAACTTGACAAATCAGCAGAGCAGTACGATTTGATTGTACTTGATGCGTTCTCATCAGATGCCGTTCCGATGCACCTGCTCACGATCGAGGCTCTAAAGCTATTTCAATCAAAGCTCAAACCAAATGGGACGATCGTTTACAACATCACGAATGGCTACGTTGATTTAGAAGAACCACTAGCACAGTTAGCATCAGCAGCAGGACTTCTTGGCACGATGCGTCAAGACCGCAGAGATTTTGGCGATCGAGTTGAAGTTGGCTCTCCCAGCGATTGGGTCGTATTAACTTCTAACCGAAATCAAGTCGCCATACTTAAACAGCATCAATGGCGTGACCTTCAACGCGGAGAGATGGCAGTCTGGCGCGATGACTTCTCAAACCTCTACAGTGCATTGCGTCGTCACAAATCTAACTAG
- a CDS encoding tetratricopeptide repeat protein — protein sequence MRSLFLYLLLKDSAPRSSLSLVGVLGIVLLGLAWLPFALIVAGVQELSEVSRMDELKDMNTPEAQMQRADYFYYKGGWLRGLNSRAADDKALSSYEAVIARFPQYVDLDKAYLGAGELYQRRGDYQQALARHSVGLQITQRRDYIPRLLLRGKLVDDCCIGNNCQDSRRFLACFNSASATALDANKRR from the coding sequence ATGCGTTCACTTTTTCTCTACTTGCTTCTGAAGGACTCCGCGCCACGATCATCTCTTTCTCTCGTTGGCGTACTTGGCATCGTTCTGCTGGGACTTGCATGGCTCCCATTCGCACTTATTGTGGCAGGAGTTCAAGAGCTATCAGAAGTCAGTCGAATGGATGAACTTAAAGACATGAATACGCCCGAAGCTCAGATGCAGCGAGCTGACTATTTTTACTACAAAGGAGGATGGCTGCGAGGTCTCAATTCCAGAGCTGCTGACGATAAGGCACTATCGAGCTACGAAGCGGTCATCGCTCGTTTTCCACAGTATGTAGACCTTGACAAAGCTTATCTCGGAGCTGGGGAATTGTATCAACGTCGCGGAGATTATCAGCAGGCATTAGCGCGGCACTCAGTTGGACTACAAATCACGCAGCGAAGAGACTACATTCCGAGACTATTGCTAAGAGGAAAGCTTGTCGATGACTGCTGCATCGGAAATAACTGTCAAGATTCACGCCGATTTCTGGCGTGCTTCAATAGCGCGTCGGCAACAGCACTCGATGCGAACAAACGTCGCTAG